One window of Stigmatopora nigra isolate UIUO_SnigA chromosome 14, RoL_Snig_1.1, whole genome shotgun sequence genomic DNA carries:
- the rab11fip5b gene encoding uncharacterized protein rab11fip5b — MMSLVDLDDDQRWVPTHVNVALLRARGLRTKSKHGSRYLYAVVQVGKNKYTTGLVDKADVPVWSEECCFELLPGILEEDEEGGRGAYPPGCADLVVTVMHRVLIGLDVFLGRTLIPLDRIFREGSCPRDEWFKLHSKSGRKAKERGELQLTVQFTRNNMTASMFDLTAKDERRSAFGRLKDRVTGRKRPDAESSSAIVPGRYAALSAPAGQPSDDETGAEDMAEEKRNKMKDFFKGKLKKSADTHSCSSLASESSASSVASETLGPPPALGLLSDLPSSPVYSAVPRVEPRYGDGDRTKTVVSSRITTKIPTHKRASSDDANKMAAPSPPTNPTTESVGERQSMSQSQSSVCINGSHVYDSEPSIPKNIGSTPSKLVLLEKCSPLSRSLQNLAKDKASLAEGRRWSFDKAKKEEQMEAGPHEMGVLAEPPANPDASDKGWKLRKNLFSGGRSDSVPAKSDGLPTNPPSEGRFRGWFSSTDPQNKPRLKVSPKLENNTACNFVFEHTSSTSDSPFIEQPPSRPLTPPSTPISPSNPFFEELQRSPPGAPISSTFSYASPPHNTHPAKRERPRPLPKQISLPEFLPQTTNILSNSQEWEDSFDTFASDRLNSPGGNPSQIPKFDDLACHFNPQAPPLPPRIPKRTFTKEINSDGWLHRGQELAVHKEAYLLSRTGVASLQHARESASKRPSSSVSPDNQTSDSAHLNSQIRGLVPSPSEETLKKYQPLEDVTDFWGGMLFEQDLYGRVSRVGQPYFHGVNNNNTGLGTVPECKTTISSPWNQSSDFISMSELKTTPSSATHTNNNASSTLNSEDLDGNLSHFDFGFVDSDHSSSQSDAAEGMEILVGTRLSHDSQSAVHREVNTNAFKDTKLLLSDSSLEKSTCKVSPVCQDFLFETNVSFSNLANSPQNQSDPFLDKTGINDAFKETKKDCDDNGNLRTELEVFPAVASARVRPKGISTTKRTELGLLSSLLNESPSSYQPKKSPNVALFDHEDNIPPRPDWSLPSEDHLTKNPSEMGFEILHAKVSPHWTSPPKSVERRSPASSPHLPFSTSNTVEHSSGTSRSLVVPPYRTSSCSSLNLSRSTTDLQRSLLTEEPGPDCNMLYQESRPHPVKPLSQSEKKESRSVFEKLKSTISPGRSAQQVAAEPTKIQEPAEDRSALYEHLNNMELISLLLQQDVDMSKERAASELQQAQLEKCEAELKKVKAQVRDLEDYIDNLLLRIIEQTPTLLQVRSRHK, encoded by the exons ATGATGTCGCTCGTTGACCTGGACGACGACCAAAGGTGGGTCCCCACGCACGTCAATGTCGCGCTACTCCGCGCCAGGGGACTGCGGACCAAGAGCAAACATGGCAGCCGCTACCTGTACGCGGTGGTCCAGGTGGGCAAGAACAAGTACACCACGGGCCTGGTGGACAAGGCCGACGTTCCCGTGTGGTCCGAGGAGTGCTGTTTTGAGCTCCTCCCGGGTATcctggaggaggatgaggagggtgGTCGTGGAGCCTACCCACCCGGCTGTGCAGACCTGGTTGTCACCGTCATGCACCGGGTCCTCATTGGACTCGATGTCTTCCTGGGCCGGACACTCATCCCACTGGACCGCATATTTCGGGAAGGATCCTGCCCGAGAGATGA GTGGTTCAAGCTGCACTCCAAGTCGGGTCGCAAGGCAAAAGAGCGTGGCGAGCTCCAGCTGACGGTGCAGTTCACCCGCAACAACATGACGGCCAGCATGTTCGACCTGACCGCCAAGGACGAGCGCCGCTCCGCCTTCGGCCGACTCAAGGACCGCGTGACGGGGAGGAAGCGCCCGGACGCCGAGTCTTCCTCCGCCATCGTGCCGGGCCGCTACGCCGCCCTCTCGGCGCCCGCGGGGCAACCATCGGATGACGAAACCGGCGCCGAAGACATGGCGGAGGAGAAGAGGAATAAAATGAAAGATTTCTTCAAGGGAAAGCTGAAAAAGTCGGCCGACACCCATTCGTGTTCGTCGCTGGCATCCGAGAGCAGCGCCTCGTCCGTGGCCAGCGAGACCCTCGGCCCCCCGCCGGCTCTCGGCCTGCTTTCCGACCTCCCCAGTTCGCCCGTCTATTCGGCCGTGCCACGTGTGGAACCCCGCTACGGAGATGGGGATCGAACTAAAACAG TCGTCAGCAGTCGGATCACCACAAAAATCCCGACACACAAGCGAGCCTCGAGCGACGACGCCAATAAGATGGCGGCGCCTTCCCCTCCGACCAATCCCACCACGGAGTCCGTCGGGGAGCGGCAAAGCATGAGTCAGTCGCAGTCTTCCGTCTGTATAAATGGCAGCCATGTGTATGACTCTGAGCCTTCGATCCCAAAGAACATCGGGAGCACGCCGTCCAAGTTGGTCTTGTTGGAGAAATGCTCCCCGCTGTCCCGTTCTCTGCAGAACCTGGCCAAGGACAAAGCTTCCCTGGCGGAAGGCCGGCGCTGGTCTTTTGATAAGGCCAAGAAAGAGGAGCAAATGGAGGCGGGGCCTCACGAGATGGGCGTACTCGCCGAGCCCCCGGCCAATCCCGATGCTTCCGATAAAGGCTGGAAGCTGAGAAAGAACCTGTTCTCTGGAGGACGGAGCGATTCCGTCCCGGCAAAGTCGGACGGGCTACCAACGAACCCTCCTTCTGAAGGGAGGTTCAGGGGCTGGTTTTCCTCCACGGACCCCCAGAACAAGCCCAG GCTGAAAGTGTCTCCTAAACTAGAAAACAACACTGCTTGCAACTTTGTATTCGAGCACACTTCCTCCACTTCCGACTCCCCCTTCATTGAACAACCTCCCTCCCGTCCCCTCACTCCCCCAAGCACCCCCATTTCCCCCTCTAACCCCTTCTTTGAGGAGCTGCAAAGATCCCCTCCTGGCGCACCCATCTCCTCAACCTTTTCTTACGCTTCACCACCTCACAACACACACCCGGCCAAAAGGGAACGTCCTCGACCTCTGCCGAAACAGATCTCCCTACCGGAGTTTTTACCGCAAACGACCAATATTTTGTCAAACTCGCAGGAGTGGGAAGACTCCTTCGACACGTTCGCGTCAGACAGGCTCAACTCCCCTGGCGGAAATCCATCTCAGATACCGAAGTTCGATGACCTGGCTTGTCATTTTAACCCCCAAGCCCCGCCCTTACCTCCAAGGATACCCAAGAGAACTTTTACGAAGGAGATTAACTCAGACGGTTGGCTCCACCGAGGCCAAGAACTAGCCGTACATAAGGAAGCCTACCTTCTGTCCCGGACTGGAGTAGCTTCACTACAACATGCCAGAGAGTCAGCATCTAAACGACCATCCTCAAGTGTATCGCCTGATAACCAGACCTCGGACTCCGCCCATTTGAACTCTCAAATCCGTGGGCTGGTCCCATCTCCATCCGAAGAGACTCTGAAGAAGTACCAACCCTTGGAAGACGTCACTGACTTCTGGGGCGGCATGCTTTTTGAGCAAGACTTGTATGGGCGGGTTTCACGGGTGGGACAGCCTTATTTTCACGGagttaacaacaacaatacaggACTCGGGACCGTTCCCGAGTGTAAGACGACGATATCTTCCCCTTGGAATCAATCGTCTGACTTCATCTCCATGTCGGAGTTAAAGACAACGCCGTCTTCTGCCACACATACGAATAATAATGCTAGTTCCACGTTAAACTCAGAAGATCTGGACGGGAACTTGAGCCATTTTGATTTCGGCTTTGTAGATTCTGATCACAGCTCGTCACAGTCAGACGCAGCGGAAGGCATGGAAATCCTCGTTGGGACGCGGCTGTCGCACGATTCCCAAAGTGCCGTACACCGTGAAGTGAACACTAACGCCTTTAAAGACACCAAGTTACTCTTAAGCGACTCGTCTTTGGAAAAAAGTACCTGTAAAGTCTCCCCAGTTTGCCAAGACTTTCTATTCGAGACCAATGTTAGCTTCAGCAACTTGGCTAATTCCCCGCAGAATCAATCCGATCCATTCTTGGATAAAACAGGAATCAACGATGCTTTTAAAGAAACGAAAAAAGACTGTGACGACAATGGGAACCTTAGAACTGAACTAGAAGTGTTTCCCGCTGTGGCTAGCGCACGTGTAAGACCAAAAGGAATTTCAACCACGAAAAGGACGGAACTGGGTTTACTCTCTTCGCTCCTCAACGAAAGTCCATCGTCCTATCAACCCAAAAAATCTCCCAACGTGGCATTATTCGACCACGAAGACAACATCCCGCCAAGACCTGATTGGTCACTTCCCTCAGAGGATCATTTAACCAAAAACCCTTCTGAGATGGGCTTCGAAATCCTCCACGCCAAAGTCAGCCCTCATTGGACGAGTCCTCCAAAGTCTGTCGAGAGACGTTCTCCCGCATCTTCTCCCCACTTACCCTTTTCCACCTCCAATACTGTGGAGCATAGCAGTGGAACCAGTAGGTCTCTGGTTGTACCCCCCTACAGGACCTCTTCTTGCTCCTCCCTCAACCTAAGCAGGTCGACCACGGATCTTCAACGCTCACTTTTGACGGAGGAACCTGGACCAGATTGCAACATGCTCTACCAGGAGAGCAG ACCACACCCAGTGAAGCCTTTGAGCCAATCGGAGAAGAAGGAGAGTCGTTCAGTTTTCGAGAAACTTAAATCCACCATCAGCCCGGGACGCTCCGCCCAGCAGGTGGCGGCTGAACCTACAAAAATTCAG
- the bend4 gene encoding BEN domain-containing protein 4 gives MEGDTPPTEHQGPSDAKMSRGDPARLWQCKARLERFASVEPSLFADVDAGHLAFHPGQVLPFQGQSHQLNHGDNHAGFAAEGRPCSGVPTSTSAEGAGGVALDTRRRRTFVGVAESAHPAGRRKVESPDCTFGITSENRLILDAFAKECSRVLSLLNNGRLLEPSPSLPVAIKTEDACGAVPRTKSEESSSSPSVDQDEDAPPSHLNQQQTSAVLRLFTDSLHNYLLSGRRRRGGRPLLGSDDERCRSAEPASEASAGWGSPSPSDSYGHPSSTLPEDEDEDEEESCCPRCLELEQEVLSLQQENEELRNKLEAVPVPCQNVLEYFKNVVEFHHQLVPPVPEEPLTEEEEQQTVFEGSKQLLENYPLFISNKQWDEAVNSSKKDGRRLLRYLIRFIFTTDELKFSCGLGKRKRSVHLREAGLERRPLNPVKVSCLREFIRVHCASNPDWWMPSEEQINKVFSDAVGHARQGRAVGTFLGGGGGGAAGSSILYLDGFDGHLSQDDLYLKGCQNGQLD, from the exons ATGGAGGGGGACACGCCACCCACCGAGCACCAAGGCCCCTCTGACGCCAAGATGAGCCGAGGTGACCCGGCCAGGCTTTGGCAGTGCAAGGCGCGTCTGGAGCGCTTCGCCTCGGTCGAGCCTTCGCTCTTCGCCGATGTAGACGCCGGACACTTGGCGTTCCATCCCGGGCAGGTTCTACCGTTCCAGGGGCAGAGCCACCAGCTGAACCATGGCGACAACCATGCAGGGTTCGCCGCCGAGGGCAGGCCCTGCTCCGGGGTCCCGACGTCCACCTCCGCGGAGGGAGCGGGTGGCGTCGCTCTGGACACCCGGCGGAGACGCACCTTCGTCGGCGTGGCGGAGTCCGCACACCCCGCTGGACGGCGGAAGGTGGAATCGCCAGACTGCACCTTCGGGATCACTTCAG AGAACCGCCTCATCCTGGACGCCTTTGCCAAGGAGTGCAGTCGAGTCCTCAGCCTACTCAACAACGGACGGCTTCTGGAGCCCTCGCCGTCCCTCCCTGTCGCCATCAAGACGGAGGACGCTTGCGGCGCCGTTCCCCGCACAAAATCCGAGGAAAGCTCTTCTTCCCCGTCCGTGGATCAGGACGAAGATGCGCCTCCAAGCCATTTGAACCAACAACAGACTTCGGCCGTCCTTCGCCTCTTCACCGACTCCCTGCATAACTATCTGCTCtccgggcggcggcggcggggaggCCGGCCGCTCTTGGGCTCGGACGACGAGCGCTGCCGCTCGGCGGAGCCCGCCTCCGAGGCCTCGGCGGGATGGGGCTCGCCCTCGCCGTCCGACTCGTACGGACACCCTTCGTCCACGCTGCCGGAAGACGAagacgaggacgaggaggagagCTGTTGTCCACGTTGCCTGGAGCTGGAGCAGGAAGTGCTGTCGCTACAGCAGGAGAACGAGGAGCTCCGCAACAAGCTGGAAGCCGTGCCAG TTCCCTGTCAAAATGTTCTGGAATACTTCAAGAACGTTGTTGAGTTTCACCACCAGCTCGTGCCACCCGTACCCGAGGAACCACTCACCGAG GAGGAAGAACAGCAGACGGTCTTTGAG GGAAGCAAACAACTATTGGAGAATTACCCACTCTTCATCAGCAACAAGCAGTGGGACGAGGCGGTCAACTCTTCCAAGAAAGACGGCCGGCGACTACTTCGCTACTTGATCCGCTTCATCTTCACCACCGACGAACTCAAGTTCTCGTGCGGCCTGGGAAAACGCAAACGCTCCGTCCACTTGAGGGAAGCCGGCCTGGAGAGACGACCACTCAACCCTGTCAAAGTCAGCTGCCTCAGAG AGTTCATCCGCGTACACTGCGCTTCCAACCCAGACTGGTGGATGCCCTCCGAGGAGCAGATCAACAAAGTTTTTAGCGATGCGGTAGGCCACGCTCGGCAGGGGCGGGCGGTGGGCACCTTCctcgggggcggcggcgggggcgccgCCGGAAGTAGCATCCTCTATCTGGACGGCTTTGACGGACACCTGTCTCAAGACGACCTCTATTTGAAAGGATGTCAAAATGGCCAACTGGACTGA
- the shisa3 gene encoding protein shisa-3 homolog, translated as MVRLLNCLLLGYLTWNLRISDARGEYCHGWLDTSGNYHDGFRCPEDFDTSDATVCCGSCALRYCCAAADARLEQDSCTNDRPPSAADPDNDHIEYAAQPVYMPFLMVGSMFVAFVVVGSLVAVYCCTCLRPKQPAQQAIRFSLRSCQGETIPMILTAAPPGLRAPSRQSSTATTSSSSVGGGGGSVRGFSVSAQQQHGCSASAAISAPSRGAMAPPPYMSPVASGGQLPSTGTAFLLPQQYFFPMQPDAFTSAKGFTDLGQS; from the exons ATGGTGCGCCTGCTGAACTGCCTCCTACTCGGATACCTAACTTGGAATCTGCGGATCTCGGATGCCCGAGGGGAATACTGCCACGGCTGGCTGGACACCAGTGGCAACTACCACGATGGCTTTCGGTGCCCGGAGGACTTCGACACGAGCGACGCTACTGTGTGTTGCGGCTCTTGCGCGCTTCGCTACTGCTGCGCCGCCGCAGACGCGCGCCTGGAGCAGGACAGTTGCACCAACGACCGGCCACCCTCTGCCGCCGACCCTGACAACGACCACATCGAGTATGCTGCGC AGCCCGTCTACATGCCCTTCCTGATGGTGGGCAGCATGTTCGTGGCCTTTGTGGTGGTGGGCTCCCTGGTGGCCGTCTACTGCTGCACCTGCCTGCGACCCAAACAACCCGCCCAGCAAGCCATCCGCTTCTCTTTGCGTAGCTGCCAGGGCGAGACTATCCCCATGATCCTGACTGCGGCACCCCCCGGCCTACGCGCCCCGTCCAGACAGTCCAGCACGGCCACCACCAGCTCCAGCTCGgtgggcggcggtggcggctcAGTGCGGGGGTTCTCCGTCAGCGCTCAACAGCAGCACGGCTGTTCGGCGTCGGCGGCCATTTCGGCGCCGAGCCGCGGGGCCATGGCGCCGCCCCCTTACATGTCCCCTGTGGCGTCGGGGGGTCAGCTTCCCTCGACAGGTACCGCCTTCCTCTTGCCCCAGCAGTACTTCTTCCCCATGCAGCCCGACGCGTTCACTTCGGCGAAGGGTTTTACGGATTTGGGCCAAAGTTGA